Proteins from a single region of Fundidesulfovibrio magnetotacticus:
- a CDS encoding carbonic anhydrase yields the protein MKRVSFIAALILALCAAMALASAPKPTLTPDQALERLQRGNERFSAAKLIHPNQDPFRRTMTAKEGQKPFATILGCADSRVPLELVFDTGVGDLFVVRVAGNVTYFDGAGTIEYGADHLGSNLLVVLGHTKCGAVNAVLGGGEAHGNIPALVANIVPPVTRVKAENPGLTGEALANKAIEANTWQSIEDLFKQSPMMRDMVKAGNVKVVGAIYDIESGKVNWLGEHPKQAELVALTGGAK from the coding sequence ATGAAACGCGTTTCGTTCATCGCCGCCTTGATCCTGGCCCTGTGCGCGGCCATGGCCCTGGCCTCTGCGCCCAAGCCCACCCTCACCCCGGACCAGGCCCTCGAACGCCTGCAGCGCGGCAACGAGCGCTTCTCGGCCGCCAAGCTCATCCACCCCAATCAGGACCCCTTCCGCCGCACCATGACCGCCAAGGAAGGCCAGAAGCCCTTCGCCACCATCCTGGGCTGCGCCGACAGCCGCGTGCCCCTCGAACTGGTGTTCGACACGGGCGTGGGCGACCTCTTCGTGGTGCGCGTGGCCGGCAACGTCACCTACTTCGACGGCGCGGGCACCATCGAATACGGCGCGGACCACCTGGGCTCCAACCTGCTGGTGGTGCTCGGCCACACCAAGTGCGGCGCGGTGAACGCCGTGCTCGGCGGCGGCGAGGCCCACGGCAACATCCCCGCCCTGGTGGCCAACATCGTGCCCCCCGTCACCCGCGTGAAGGCCGAGAACCCCGGCCTGACCGGCGAAGCCCTGGCCAACAAGGCCATCGAGGCCAACACCTGGCAGTCCATCGAAGATCTCTTCAAGCAGAGCCCCATGATGCGCGACATGGTCAAGGCGGGCAACGTGAAGGTCGTGGGCGCCATCTACGACATCGAGTCCGGCAAGGTGAACTGGCTGGGCGAACACCCCAAGCAGGCGGAACTCGTGGCCCTGACCGGCGGGGCCAAATAG
- a CDS encoding outer membrane homotrimeric porin — translation MKRFTLALVLAMVFGCVAIASAATEVKMTGDARIHGTFFAKQNYTGWNTNANRTMDEFAIWQRFRLRTDFIANEGLKFRFGIRANNTPWGNGTYTVDNPAVAIDVYQAYLQFKWPGTDVEFSIGMQDWGLPISSEALMNGNPVFGGSRSAAAIVTIPVAEQFKIIAGYTRLLDTNRDMDPTTTQVPDEFDAFVLALPITLDGFKATPWGMMAVAGRNANYATGAGNAGATLASNLFSAGTALAPAGLSNAQNVFWWVGGSFAVTALDPFKFYADVIYGTGNNSDRGKSKRGGFWFDVAAEYTGLDILTPQLTFWWSTGEDSSTRNGSERMPTVMGYWGPSTSFLFDSSQAYTRGYMGVNPVGSWGLVFSLNKISFIQDLTHRLTFTYARGTNSSVALRNARALWGNGNYVQMGRDLTQNEYVVAINFDHQYNIYENLAAIVEAGWSHGDFENSVWTRRVANMAKNGDAFKVAFGLQYRF, via the coding sequence ATGAAGCGCTTTACCCTGGCTCTGGTCCTCGCCATGGTGTTCGGCTGCGTGGCTATCGCCTCCGCCGCCACCGAGGTGAAGATGACCGGCGACGCCCGTATCCACGGCACCTTCTTCGCCAAGCAGAACTACACCGGTTGGAACACCAACGCCAACCGCACCATGGACGAATTCGCCATTTGGCAGCGTTTCCGCCTGCGCACCGACTTCATCGCCAACGAAGGCCTGAAGTTCCGCTTCGGCATCCGCGCCAACAACACCCCCTGGGGTAACGGCACCTACACTGTGGACAACCCGGCCGTCGCCATCGACGTGTACCAGGCTTACCTGCAGTTCAAGTGGCCCGGCACCGACGTTGAGTTCAGCATCGGCATGCAGGACTGGGGTCTGCCCATCTCCTCCGAAGCCCTGATGAACGGCAACCCCGTGTTCGGTGGTTCGCGCTCCGCCGCCGCCATCGTCACCATCCCCGTGGCCGAGCAGTTCAAGATCATCGCCGGCTACACCCGTCTGCTGGACACCAACCGCGACATGGACCCCACCACCACCCAGGTGCCTGACGAGTTCGACGCCTTCGTGCTGGCCCTGCCCATCACCCTGGACGGCTTCAAGGCCACTCCCTGGGGCATGATGGCCGTCGCTGGCCGCAACGCCAACTACGCCACCGGCGCTGGCAACGCGGGCGCCACCCTGGCCTCCAACCTGTTCTCCGCCGGCACCGCCCTTGCCCCCGCCGGCCTGTCCAATGCCCAGAACGTGTTCTGGTGGGTTGGCGGCTCCTTCGCCGTCACCGCGCTGGATCCCTTCAAGTTCTACGCCGACGTGATCTACGGCACCGGCAACAACAGCGATCGCGGCAAGAGCAAGCGCGGCGGTTTCTGGTTCGACGTGGCCGCCGAGTACACCGGCCTGGACATCCTCACCCCCCAGCTGACCTTCTGGTGGTCCACTGGTGAAGACAGCTCCACCCGCAACGGCTCCGAGCGTATGCCCACCGTCATGGGGTACTGGGGTCCCTCGACCTCCTTCCTCTTCGACTCCTCGCAGGCTTACACCCGCGGCTACATGGGCGTGAACCCCGTCGGCTCCTGGGGCCTCGTGTTCTCCCTGAACAAGATCTCCTTCATCCAGGACCTGACCCATCGCCTGACCTTCACCTACGCTCGCGGCACCAACTCCTCCGTTGCTCTGCGCAACGCCCGCGCCCTCTGGGGTAACGGCAACTACGTGCAGATGGGCCGCGACCTGACCCAGAACGAATACGTGGTCGCCATCAACTTCGACCACCAGTACAACATCTACGAAAACCTGGCCGCCATCGTGGAAGCCGGTTGGTCCCACGGTGACTTCGAGAACTCCGTTTGGACCCGCCGCGTTGCCAACATGGCCAAGAACGGCGACGCCTTCAAGGTTGCCTTCGGCCTGCAGTACCGCTTCTAA